Within Saccharomyces paradoxus chromosome X, complete sequence, the genomic segment tttgaaatttcatcAAGTTTACTAAAAATAAGTATAGGATTAAATCAGATAATCGAttcaccaaagaaaaaaaaactagGGCAGAGAGGTGACCATTACTACGAGACACTAAAcataatatcaaaataGTTCGAATCTACCTTCAAATGCCCTTTTTGAGGAAAATAGCGGGAACAGCACATACACATTCTAGGTCTGATTCGAACTCATCAGTCAAATTCGGCCATCAGCCGACCAGTTCAATCGCATCAAGCAAAAGCTCAAGCAAAAGCCCCCGTGCAACCTCTCGAAAAAGCATTTATGATGATATCAGAAGTCAATTTCCCAACCTAACCCCCAGCTCTACTACTTCACAGTTTTACGAAAGCACGCCAGCTACTGAACAATCCTTTAATTGGACAACAGAAGACCACATCTCAGCTGGAACCCTTGAAACTCCAACTAGCCTTACAAACACTTCATATAAGAATGAGAATGCGCCTGGGAGCCTTTCTGATTCAAGGAAGTCCTCTGGTGGTAACAGCCTAAATAGCTTATCGTTTGATAAGCTAATTCTATCGTGGGATCCTACAGATCCTGATGAATGGACAATGCATCGCGTCACTTCGTGGTTTAAATTCCACGATTTTCCAGAATCCtggatattatttttcaaaaagcaTCAATTGTTTGGCCACAGGTTCATTAAGCTGCTTGCGTATGATAATTTCGCTGTTTATGAAAAGTATTTACCGCAGACGAAAACTGCTTCATATACCAAGTTTCAACAGTTACTGAAAAAAACGATGACCAAGAATGTAACAAATAGCCACATTCGTCAGAAGAGCGCGACCAAATTCAAAGGTTCCAGGTCTTCCAGTGAATCAATTAAatcaaaattgaaaaatagtAAATCACAAGaagatatttcaaattctagATCAACTTCTGAATCTGCATTAAGCCCAACAAAATCAGGCCCCTCCAAATCggatgaaaagaattttttacaTTCTACTCAAACACACCAGAAGACTAAAAGCGCAAGTTCACTATACAGAAGAAGTTTTATATCTCTAAGAGGCTCATCATCAAGCAATGCTTCCTCAGTGAAATCACCTTCAAACATTAAATTAAGTATACCGGCTCGGCCACACTCAATTATTGAATCTAACAATACACTTACCAGGTCAGCGACCCCACCCGCATCTCCTTCATATCCTAGCATTTTTAGAAGACATCATAAAAGTAGTTCATCTGAGTCGTCATTATTAAATTCCCTTTTCGGTGCCGGTATAGGCGAGGAACCTTCTACCAAGCCTAATCCGCAAGGTCATAGTTTGTCCAGTGAAAATTTGGCTAaaggaaaatcaaaacacTATGAAACTAACGTGTCTTCACCTTTAAAACAATCTTCACGACCCACTTCAGATGATAAAGGTAATTTATGgaataaattcaaaagaaaaagccaaATAGGAGTTCCCAGCCCAAATACGGTAGCTCATGTAGCATCTCAAGCAGCTCCGTctttaaaatcaaattcaagcACTGCCACTTTAACTGTACAAACGGGAGATGTAGCTGTACCATCACCATCTTCATCGCCACCGCTGATGcccaaaatttcaaacaaaagTTTGGAGGTTACCAACACCGAAGGTACACCTGAACTTTCTTCAACTACGACGTCTTCTAAAGAAACATACCTCGGTGGTGGTAATACAGACAAGACAGTTCCAGCGCCAGTAAATAATCAAAAATACAGTGTAAAAAACTTTCTATtggaacaaaaattttatccTATGAAGAAGACAACGttaaatgataatgaaaacaaatatattTTAGTTACCAAGgataatattaattttATTCCAGTGAACTTGAAAAGTGTGAAAAGATTATCTAATTTCAAAGAGGCTGCTCTCACAAAATTAGGAGTCAATCACAAAAATGTCACATTTCATATGACAGACTTTGATTGCGACATTGGTGCTGCCATTCCAGATGATACTTTGGAATTCTTAAGGAAAAGCTTGTTTTTGAACACTTctggaaaaatttatgTCAAAGACCAAATGAAACTCCAACAGAAACCGAAGGCTGCTCCTTTCAGTTCAGAAAATAATGTTCCTTTAAAGTCGGTAAAAAGCAAGAGTTCAATGAGATCCGGGACAAGCAGTTTGATAGCATCAACCGATGATGTTTCCATTGtcacttcttcttctgataTAACATCATTTGATGAACACACGTCAGGGAGTGGGCGCAGATATCCACAAACTCCTAGTTATTACTACGATAGGGTTCCCAATACTAATGCCAACGAGGAATTGAATTATTGGAATATTAAGGAAGTTCTTTCCCATGAGGAGAATGCACCTAAACTGGTGTTTAAAACAAGTCCAAAACTAGAACTCAACCTACCAGATAAAGCAAATAAATTGAACATTCCGACACCCATaacagaaaatgaaagcaaGAGTAGTTTTCAAGTGCTAAGAAAAGACGAGGGAACTGAAATTGATTTCAATCATCGGAGAGAGTCGCCTTATACAAAACCGGAATTGGCACCAAAAAGAGAAGCTCCAAAGCCTCCTACAAACACTTCTCCTCAGAGGACGCTATCAACTTCTAAACAGAGTAAACCAATTCGCCTAGTGAGGGCGAGTACAAAGATTTCGAGAAGTAAAAGATCTAAACCATTGCCGCCACAATTATTATCTTCTCCTATAGAGGCTAGCAGCTCGTCTCCTGATTCACTTACTTCCTCGTATACCCCGGCTTCGACTCATGTTCTAATACCGCAACCTTATAAGGGTGCAAACGATTCTAAGCGCAGATTGAAAACAGACCAGGACTCCACTAGTACTTCCCcctctttgaaattgaaacaaAAAGTGAATCGCTCAAATTCAACTGTATCAACTTCGAACTCAATCTTCTATTCTCCCTCACCATTACTAAAAAGAGGAAACTCAAAAAGAGTTGTTTCATCAACATCTGCAGCAGatatatttgaagaaaatgaaataacaTTCGCAGATGCGCCCCCAATGTCTGACAGTGATGAAAGTAGTGATAATGATTCCAGTTCATCCGATGACATTATCTGgtccaaaaagaaaacagcaCTTGAAACTAATAATGAAAGcaaaaaggatgaaaaaagtgatAATATTTCTACACATTCGGATGAGATATTCTATGATTCTGAAATGCAGGACAAAGttgagagaaaaatgacCTTTAGACCATCTCCGGAGGTTGTTTATCAGAATTTAGAGAAATTCTTTCCAAGGGCTAATTTAGATAAGCCAATTACTGAAGGAATAGCTTCACCAACATCTCCAAAATCCTTAGACAGCCTACTTTCACCAAGGAATATGTCTTCATCCAGGGCTGAGCCAAGCACTCCTTCACGTCCCGTCCCGCCTGATAGCTCATACGAGCTCACACAGGATGGACTTGGCGGTAAAAATAAACCATTGAATCAAACTAAGACACCTAAAAGAACGAAAACAATAAGAACCATTGCTCATGAAGCTAGCCTGGCGAGAAAAAACTCTGTAAAGTTGAAAAGGCAGAACACCAAAATGTGGGGGACAAGAATGGTCGAGGTGACCGAAAACCATATGGTGTCAATCAATAAAGCCAAAAATTCGAAAGGTGAATATAAGGAGTTTGCCTGGATGAAGGGTGAAATGATAGGAAAAGGTTCTTTCGGTGCAGTTTATTTATGTTTAAACGTTACTACAGGTGAGATGATGGCCGTTAAGCAGGTTGAAGTCCCTAAGTATAGTTCACAGAATGAGGCTATTCTAAGTACTGTGGAAGCGTTAAGATCTGAAGTGTCAACTTTAAAAGATTTGGATCATCTAAATATTGTTCAATATTTAGGTTTTGAGAATAAAAACAGCATTTACAGTTTGTTTTTAGAGTATGTTGCTGGTGGCTCCGTAGGATCTTTGATTAGGATGTATGGAAGATTCGATGAACCATTAATCAAGCATTTGACAACACAAGTATTGAAAGGATTGGCATATCTACACTCGAAAGGTATTCTCCATAGAGATATGAAAGCAGACAATTTACTTTTGGATCAAGATGGTATCTGCAAAATCAGTGACTTCGGcatttcaagaaaatcgAAGGATATATACTCTAATTCGGACATGACCATGCGAGGAACGGTCTTCTGGATGGCTCCTGAAATGGTTGATACAAAACAAGGCTACAGTGCGAAAGTTGATATATGGTCTCTAGGATGCATAGTTCTGGAAATGTTTGCTGGTAAGCGCCCATGGTCGAACTTAGAAGTTGTCGCAGCTATGTTCAAAATTGGAAAGTCGAAATCGGCACCACCAATTCCTGAGGATACCTTACCATTAATATCGCAGGTTGGGCGAAATTTTCTAGACGCATGTTTTGAAATAAATCCAGAGAAAAGGCCGACCGCTAATGAGCTTCTTTCTCATCCGTTCAGTGAAGTAGATGAAACATTTGATTTCAAATCTACCAGACTCGCGAAATTTATAAAGTCGAATGATAAGTTAAACTCTTCAAAATTGAGGATAACGTCTCAGGAGAACAAAACTGCATAGCTGTTAGGATCAAGCTATACTTAAAATATTTATGCATACGT encodes:
- the BCK1 gene encoding mitogen-activated protein kinase kinase kinase BCK1 (MAPKKK acting in the protein kinase C signaling pathway~similar to YJL095W), producing MPFLRKIAGTAHTHSRSDSNSSVKFGHQPTSSIASSKSSSKSPRATSRKSIYDDIRSQFPNLTPSSTTSQFYESTPATEQSFNWTTEDHISAGTLETPTSLTNTSYKNENAPGSLSDSRKSSGGNSLNSLSFDKLILSWDPTDPDEWTMHRVTSWFKFHDFPESWILFFKKHQLFGHRFIKLLAYDNFAVYEKYLPQTKTASYTKFQQLLKKTMTKNVTNSHIRQKSATKFKGSRSSSESIKSKLKNSKSQEDISNSRSTSESALSPTKSGPSKSDEKNFLHSTQTHQKTKSASSLYRRSFISLRGSSSSNASSVKSPSNIKLSIPARPHSIIESNNTLTRSATPPASPSYPSIFRRHHKSSSSESSLLNSLFGAGIGEEPSTKPNPQGHSLSSENLAKGKSKHYETNVSSPLKQSSRPTSDDKGNLWNKFKRKSQIGVPSPNTVAHVASQAAPSLKSNSSTATLTVQTGDVAVPSPSSSPPLMPKISNKSLEVTNTEGTPELSSTTTSSKETYLGGGNTDKTVPAPVNNQKYSVKNFLLEQKFYPMKKTTLNDNENKYILVTKDNINFIPVNLKSVKRLSNFKEAALTKLGVNHKNVTFHMTDFDCDIGAAIPDDTLEFLRKSLFLNTSGKIYVKDQMKLQQKPKAAPFSSENNVPLKSVKSKSSMRSGTSSLIASTDDVSIVTSSSDITSFDEHTSGSGRRYPQTPSYYYDRVPNTNANEELNYWNIKEVLSHEENAPKLVFKTSPKLELNLPDKANKLNIPTPITENESKSSFQVLRKDEGTEIDFNHRRESPYTKPELAPKREAPKPPTNTSPQRTLSTSKQSKPIRLVRASTKISRSKRSKPLPPQLLSSPIEASSSSPDSLTSSYTPASTHVLIPQPYKGANDSKRRLKTDQDSTSTSPSLKLKQKVNRSNSTVSTSNSIFYSPSPLLKRGNSKRVVSSTSAADIFEENEITFADAPPMSDSDESSDNDSSSSDDIIWSKKKTALETNNESKKDEKSDNISTHSDEIFYDSEMQDKVERKMTFRPSPEVVYQNLEKFFPRANLDKPITEGIASPTSPKSLDSLLSPRNMSSSRAEPSTPSRPVPPDSSYELTQDGLGGKNKPLNQTKTPKRTKTIRTIAHEASLARKNSVKLKRQNTKMWGTRMVEVTENHMVSINKAKNSKGEYKEFAWMKGEMIGKGSFGAVYLCLNVTTGEMMAVKQVEVPKYSSQNEAILSTVEALRSEVSTLKDLDHLNIVQYLGFENKNSIYSLFLEYVAGGSVGSLIRMYGRFDEPLIKHLTTQVLKGLAYLHSKGILHRDMKADNLLLDQDGICKISDFGISRKSKDIYSNSDMTMRGTVFWMAPEMVDTKQGYSAKVDIWSLGCIVLEMFAGKRPWSNLEVVAAMFKIGKSKSAPPIPEDTLPLISQVGRNFLDACFEINPEKRPTANELLSHPFSEVDETFDFKSTRLAKFIKSNDKLNSSKLRITSQENKTA